One genomic segment of Mustelus asterias unplaced genomic scaffold, sMusAst1.hap1.1 HAP1_SCAFFOLD_43, whole genome shotgun sequence includes these proteins:
- the LOC144482869 gene encoding uncharacterized protein LOC144482869, producing the protein MLGKAHAIEIPHLGTLKALLMEPTLETNGPFKAVFQRVHNKERPFRCTVCGKGFTLLSSLQKHQRVHTGERSFTCSLCGKGFIYLTSLRSHQLVHSDKKPFKCSECEKSFKASSVLLRHQQVQTRERLFTCSDCGKGFTRSSNLRTHQHIHTGEKPFTCSECGKGFSHSSHLLRHQHTHNGERPFTFSECEMGFTQSTHLLN; encoded by the exons ATGTTGGGTAAAGCGCACGCCATAGAAATTCCTCATTTAGGAACG ttgaaggcGTTGCTCATGGAACCGACTCTAGAAACAAACGGACCATTTAAAGCTGTGTTTCAA CGAGTTCACAacaaggagaggccattcagatgtacagtgtgtgggaagggattcactctgttatccagcctccagaaacatcagcgagttcacactggggagaggtcattcacttgttccttgtgtggaaaaggattcatttatttaaccagcctcagatcacaccaacttgttcactcagataagaaacctttcaaatgttctgaatgtgagaagagctttaaggcCTCAAGtgttctgctgagacaccagcaagttcagaccagggagagactgttcacctgctctgactgtggaaagggattcactcgctcatccaacctgcgaacacaccagcacattcacaccggggagaaaccgttcacttgctctgagtgcgggaagggattttctcactcatcccacctgctgagacaccaacacactcacaatggagagagaccattcaccttctctgagtgtgagatgggattcactcagtcaacccatcTTCTAAATTGA